Proteins from one Podospora pseudoanserina strain CBS 124.78 chromosome 1, whole genome shotgun sequence genomic window:
- a CDS encoding hypothetical protein (EggNog:ENOG503PEI3; COG:S), which translates to MRYSVVTLLGLASAALAQWDPTDGFNVVSKPSFDEVIPAGKAYNIAWAPTEEFPEAITIKLYGGKARNSLDVVATIASGVDSAEGTYSWDVPADLGSAVVYGIRIDSETNSTRFQWGNPFTIKAGKATLTTSGSTASATESSVTSTKASSTTSSVETKTTLTTTFSANISSTTAPAETTVTSVIDEEEVTTTTAAATTSSTAIPTGAGVRAVGGASSFALLGGVALAVLAF; encoded by the exons ATGCGTTACTCCGTTGTCActcttctcggcctcgccaGCGCTGCCCTGGCCCAGTGGGATCCCACTGATGGTTTCAACGTCGTCTCCAAGCCTTCCTTTGACGAGGTCATCCCCGCTGGCAAGGCTTACAATATCGCGTGGGCCCCGACTGAGGAGTTCCCTGaggccatcaccatcaagctctATGGCGGAAAGGCCCGTAACAGCCTAGACGTCGTGGCCACCATCGCCT CTGGTGTCGATAGTGCTGAAGGCACTTACAGCTGGGACGTCCCCGCTGACTTGGGCTCTGCCGTTGTCTACGGTATCCGCATCGATTCGGAGACCAACAGCACCAGGTTCCAATGGGGcaaccccttcaccatcaaGGCGGGCAAGGCGACCCTCACTACCAGTGGAAGCACTGCTTCTGCTACCGAGTCCAGCgtcaccagcaccaaggCTAGCTCAACCACGTCCTCTGTTGAGACCAAGACCACCttgaccaccaccttctccgccaacatctcctccaccaccgctcccGCCGAGACCACCGTCACTTCCGTgatcgacgaggaggaggtcaccaccaccactgccgccgcTACTACTTCCTCCACTGCCATTCCTACCGGTGCCGGTGTTCGTGCCGTTGGTGGCGCCAGCTCTTTTGCCCTTCTCGGTGGTGTCGCCCTCGCCGTTCTTGCTTTCTAA
- the DEP1 gene encoding Transcriptional regulatory protein (EggNog:ENOG503Q3P2; COG:S) → MATGDTVLPLAVSSPPPHLLDNSPSNLSSPLSEVEDKYGDHDEPDLEMKDDESNAQSTPKRNGAHGVPESDLASEPDEDSKLSEVDVNDSEAETERLFDTPPKNGATRDIVNAADGAGTRRFTDRRERVFERSPSKLQQQLQADIDAEDTPTANNSSEDEEAEDDGDVSMASSDREDEPTKRPSRQLPPRSPTQAKKNQIITFTKQPVSQANSDDSSESKKRKRSSVVELPEAEQPPKKRAASIDPADREFSAGDVPMVDDDVLSTAPQSGEHTAEEDNIEESVVPEEVKNTPVESVEEAVATSTRGKKGKRSPVKRRKSKSPEAGTPLEAPDEPPEDADVPSGVPTPQPEDRTADEIDEEAEAAHRNEEELERKKAAWEELAAIEKQFSNFRERLYQERLDQLNREEEMLLSDTPTHHELLAMLQCLEERRAETIRKSNLELQFKMSVLNHRAVAERAQIMSQFYQSVRAEREKTIEGLGQDWYDIQQERRRLTSVIPEYGLGFPATKAQAVRQAVSYTREVSILSGFAKHVGFPAAPTISGVTEEQLEDDLEAIASAREPVPRPIANPPPTFPQDLTAGFGPSLGLAGEQFIEQTPWLNPRHPAHRQQQPHRREQNLQHVFAPGPVQGSTPKSHSQQPGGLFSSSTSMIPNGDSPAQLHKNHSPSTVEAIKRTKLGPEPFRRDPAIQAS, encoded by the exons ATGGCCACCGGTGACACCGTTTTGCCTTTGGCAGTGTCgagccctcctccacacctGCTGGACAACAGCCCCAGCAACCTCTCGAGTCCTTTGAGCGAGGTCGAGGACAAGTACGGCGACCATGACGAGCCGGATCTTGAAATGAAAGATGACGAAAGCAATGCACAGAGCACACCCAAAAGAAACGGAGCTCATGGCGTACCGGAATCCGATCTCGCTTCAGAGCCAGACGAGGACAGCAAACTGTCCGAGGTGGACGTCAATGACTCCGAAGCAGAAACCGAAAGATTATTCGATACACCTCCAAAGAACGGCGCGACACGCGACATTGTGAACGCCGCCGATGGTGCGGGAACCCGACGATTCACCGATCGGCGCGAGCGGGTCTTTGAGCGAAGCCCCAGCAagctccaacagcagctccaaGCCGACATAGACGCTGAAGATACTCCCACCGCGAACAATAGttccgaggatgaggaggcagaagacgacggcgacgtGTCAATGGCATCGAGTGATCGCGAAGACGAGCCCACAAAGAGACCATCACGACAGCTGCCACCACGGTCGCCTACACAAGCCAAAAAGAACCAAATAATCACATTTACCAAACAACCGGTATCACAAGCCAACAGCGATGATTCGAGCGAGTCTAAGAAACGAAAGCGATCCTCGGTTGTCGAGCTACCAGAAGCCGAGCAGCCTCCCAAGAAGCGAGCTGCCTCGATTGACCCCGCCGACCGCGAGTTCTCCGCCGGTGACGTCCCGAtggttgacgatgatgtgCTATCGACGGCTCCGCAAAGCGGGGAACAtaccgccgaggaggataaCATTGAGGAATCGGTCGTCCCCGAGGAGGTCAAAAATACACCCGTGGAGTCTGTTGAAGAGGCCGTTGCGACGTCAACTAGAGGCAAAAAAGGGAAACGCAGTCCCGTAAAACGACGAAAGAGCAAAAGTCCTGAAGCCGGCACACCTTTGGAAGCTCCAGATGAGCCACCCGAAGATGCCGACGTTCCCAGCGGTGTGCCGACGCCTCAGCCAGAGGATCGCACGGCCGACGAAATCGACGAAGAGGCCGAGGCAGCACACAGAAACGAAGAAGAGT TGGAGCGCAAAAAGGCAGCCTGGGAAGAGCTTGCCGCCATTGAGAAGCAATTCTCCAACTTTCGGGAGCG TCTATACCAGGAACGCTTAGACCAGCTTAACCGCGAGGAAGAGATGCTGCTGAGTGACACTCCTACACATCACGAACTCCTCGCAATGCTACAATGTCTCGAAGAGCGCCGAGCGGAAACAATACGGAAGAGCAACCTCGAATTGCAGTTCAAAATGTCTGTACTCAACCATCGAGCGGTCGCGGAGCGGGCACAAATCATGTCGCAGTTCTATCAGTCTGTGCGGGCcgaaagagaaaagacaaTTGAGGGTCTTGGCCAAGACTGGTACGACATTCAACAAGAAAGAAGACGGTTGACAAGTGTCATTCCGGAATACGGCCTGGGGTTCCCAGCAACAAAGGCCCAGGCCGTCAGACAAGCCGTGTCTTACACAAGAGAGGTGTCGATACTTTCTGGGTTTGCGAAACATGTCGGCTTTCCGGCTGCGCCCACGATATCAGGGGTTACAGAAGAACAGCTGGAGGACGATCTGGAAGCTATTGCA AGCGCTCGTGAGCCGGTACCTAGACCGATCGCCAACCCTCCTCCGACATTCCCTCAGGACCTGACGGCAGGATTTGGGCCTTCGCTTGGCCTTGCAGGAGAGCAGTTTATTGAGCAAACACCTTGGCTCAACCCTCGGCACCCAGCACatcgacaacagcaaccgcaCAGACGAGAACAAAACCTACAGCACGTTTTTGCGCCCGGGCCAGTGCAAGGATCAACACCCAAAAGCCACTCGCAACAGCCCGGtggtctcttttcttctAGTACCTCGATGATACCGAACGGTGACTCGCCAGCACAGCTGCACAAAAACCACTCACCAAGCACTGTCGAAGCCATCAAAAGGACAAAACTCGGCCCTGAGCCATTCCGGCGCGACCCAGCGATACAGGCGTCCTAA
- the TUB1_1 gene encoding alpha-tubulin (EggNog:ENOG503P005; COG:Z) encodes MRGEVLHLHLGQAGAQLGNSAWELYLLEHGLGPDGRPDPNATIAEGGSFDTFFTETSNGKYVPRSLFVDLDPSPIDEIRTGNYRQLFHPETLISGKEDAANNYARGHYTIGKEMIDPVIDRIRRVVDNCSSLQGFLIFHSFGGGTGSGFGALLLERLSTDYAKKCKLEFTVYPAPRVSTAVVEPYNAVLSTHSTIENSDCTFLVDNEAVYDICRRNLDIPRPSYEHLNRLIAQVVSSITSSLRFDGALNVDLNEFQTNLVPYPRIHYPLISYAPVISAAKSAHESFKVSDLTFQCFEPNNQMVVCDPRKGKYMAVALLYRGDVVHRDCSAAVAQLKAKSSFNLVEWCPTGFKIGINYQKPVAVPTASPSDGGLASVDRSVSMLSNTTAIAEAWSRLDYKFDLMYSKRAFVHWYVGEGMEEGEFSEAREDLAALEKDYEEVAQDSVNDEELEAEY; translated from the exons ATGAGAGGCGAG gttctccatcttcatctgGGCCAGGCTGGTGCCCAGCTGGGTAACAGTGCTTGGGAGCT gtacctccTTGAGCACGGCCTCGGACCTGATGGCCGCCCTGATCCCAATGCCACCATTGCTGAGGGCGGTTCCTTCGacaccttcttcaccgaGACCAGCAACGGCAAATACGTCCCCAGGTCTCTCTTCGTCGATCTCGACCCTTCCCCCATTGATGAGATCCGTACCGGCAACTACAGACAGCTCTTCCACCCCGAGACTTTGATCAGCGGCAAGGAAGATGCGGCCAACAACTATGCTCGTGGTCACTACACCATTGGCAAGGAGATGATCGACCCTGTCATCGATCGTATCCGCCGTGTTGTTG ACAACTGCAGCTCTCTCCAAGGTTTCTTGATCTTCCACTCATTCGGTGGTGGTACCGGCTCTGGCTTCGGTGCTCTCCTCTTGGAGCGCCTCTCGACCGACTATGCCAAGAAgtgcaagctcgagttcacCGTTTACCCGGCCCCCCGTGTTTCGACTGCTGTCGTCGAACCCTACAACGCTGTTCTTAGCACCCACAGCACCATCGAGAACTCTGACTGCACCTTCTTGGTTGATAACGAGGCTGTGTATGACATCTGCCGCCGAAATCTGGACATTCCCCGGCCGAGTTACGAGCATCTGAACCGCCTGATCGCTCAGGTTGTCTCTTCCATCACCTCTTCCCTCCGCTTCGACGGTGCCCTCAACGTCGATTTGAACGAGTTCCAAACCAACTTGGTTCCCTACCCTCGTATTCACTACCCTCTTATCAGCTATGCTCCTGTCATTAGTGCTGCCAAGAGTGCTCATGAGAGCTTCAAGGTTTCTGACCTGACCTTCCAGT GCTTCGAGCCCAACAACCAGATGGTCGTCTGCGATCCCCGCAAGGGCAAGTACATGGCCGTCGCCCTCCTCTACCGCGGTGACGTTGTCCATCGCGACTGCTCCGCTGCCGTTGCccagctcaaggccaagTCCTCCTTCAACCTGGTCGAGTGGTGCCCCACCGGTTTCAAGATCGGCATCAACTACCAGAAGCCCGTCGCCGTCCCCACGGCCTCTCCCTCGGACGGTGGTCTCGCTTCCGTCGACCGCTCCGTCTCCATGTTGTCCAACACCACAGCCATCGCTGAGGCTTGGTCCCGCCTGGACTACAAATTCGACTTGATGTACAGCAAGCGTGCCTTTGTGCACTGGTACGTTGGTGAGGGCATGGAGGAAGGCGAGTTCAGCGAGGCCCGTGAGGACTTGGCTGCGCTGGAGAAGGACTACGAGGAGGTTGCTCAGGACTCGGTTAAtgacgaggagctcgaggctgAGTACTAA
- a CDS encoding hypothetical protein (BUSCO:EOG09265KSE; EggNog:ENOG503P6TA), with product MSGLRHNSYYDKKLAQSPALVRARRPYLFKNALTGLALVGITASIYTYTLMAVGQDDFEDVKVPDVPVQPAKK from the exons ATGTCAGG ACTTAGGCATAACTCATACTACGACAAGAAGCTGGCCCAATCGCCAGCTCTTGTCCGCGCCCGCCGGCCCTACCTCTTCAAGAACGCCCTTACCGGTCTCGCCCTGGTAGGAATCACTGCTAGTATCT ACACATATACCCTCATGGCGGTCGGCCAAGACGATTTCGAAGACGTCAAGGTACCTGATGTGCCTGTGCAACCTGCGAAGAAATGA
- a CDS encoding hypothetical protein (EggNog:ENOG503NX2V; BUSCO:EOG09260C2V; COG:A): protein MASTPAVPIEEQLKQLNAARKLALENSAYYDRIVKGVLPVIGPTSSIELKRWGAEFLAESLATPVLSVRDKESLTLSVLDTLKSLLESEQDDAIVLKASIAAAASAYPVVLRWIIHNSYHTEAWEQTSAIKSRILRIWDGAPAPVRLSCIKFAQRVVLAQTTSNGQEVKYGGLDISLGMVPANHPLLDPRLMEAEATGLLDRMLGVLQDNSNDALLVDATLNCLSILIRTRPSTSNRIINCVLNFNPLKLANSPMTPKNKVLMKSMEKTTRMLMINILKRHVDPNNQHSGRVQQYVERLMRSRAEIFDEAGRKRQLADQAAAQYGDLKRQKMQDASAAAPEPAAPAQPAVIPPLTPGPQTLAAVFTLTNNPGLQAFDATSIPANLVAKIVARTLNTLDQSVLDFAVNGIRSRLHTLQAAAVTAAAQYAAHGAAGLPGAFNPATAPLGVEEDDDDYEPNLDAAEDTEQILNKLDNAPPETALDEYADPNAALGLGPFTLAPPPLIDADVASKLSSAAASRLFGPLSSLSSEGPSKKPKAGINRLAASSYDRDSWLTVATRLATRSTFGLEEEEQEEQTSAVKSEEGAVSHPLASTFNQSFREMLFTYILEDWRPRIEVAVAWLSEEWYNDQLTKRTGLRNAPLHYETWALRLLDGFMTFITAQDKVLTRFLAEIPELSGELLGRLKTLCGDPNTLGLAMTSLLYLVMMRPPARELALDTVGGIWVEYEEARPLAAKYLSKWRPGWVEQQMHLQAAKAVAGGGGNGAAGIAA from the exons ATGGCTTCTACACCAGCTGTTCCCATTGAGGAGCAGCTCAAGCAACTCAACGCTGCTCGGAAATTGGCCTTGGAAAACTCGGCTTACTACGACCGCATCGTCAAGGGTGTTTTACCTGTCATCGGACCGACATCATCGATCGAACTCAAGAGATGGGGAGCTGAGTTTCTGGCCGAGTCGCTGGCCACTCCAGTGCTTTCGGTGCGCGACAAGGAGAGCTTAACGCTCTCGGTACTTGACACGCTCAAGTCGTTATTGGAGAGTGAGCAGGATGATGCGATTGTCCTGAAGGCTAGCATTGCTGCCGCGGCGAGCGCGTACCCAGTTGTTTTGAGGTGGAT TATTCACAACAGCTATCACACAGAGGCTTGGGAACAAACCTCAGCGATAAAATCGAGGATCCTCAGGATCTGGGATGGAGCCCCGGCCCCCGTCAGACTAAGCTGCATCAAGTTTGCGCAGCGTGTTGTGCTCGCCCAAACAACGTCCAACGGCCAGGAGGTTAAATATGGTGGACTCGACATTTCGCTGGGCATGGTGCCGGCGAACCACCCTTTGCTAGACCCACGACTGATGGAGGCAGAGGCTACTGGCCTTCTCGACCGGATGTTGGGGGTGCTACAGGATAACAGCAACGATGCTCTCCTTGTCGATGCGACCTTGAACTGCCTTTCGATCCTGATCCGAACCAGGCCAAGCACTTCGAACCGCATCATTAATTGTGTGCTCAACTTTAACCCTCTCAAGTTGGCCAACTCGCCCATGACGCCGAAAAACAAGGTGCTCATGAAGTCGATGGAGAAGACGACCCGGATGCTCATGATTAATATTTTGAAGAGGCATGT GGATCCCAACAATCAACACAGCGGCCGTGTCCAGCAGTATGTTGAGCGGTTGATGCGCTCTCGCGCCGAGATATTCGATGAAGCGGGTCGGAAGAGACAGCTTGCTGACCAAGCGGCTGCCCAATATGGCGATCTCAAGAGACAGAAGATGCAGGATGCTTCTGCTGCCGCTCCTGAACCTGCCGCGCCAGCACAGCCAGCCGTGATCCCGCCATTAACACCAGGACCTCAGACTCTTGCCGCCGTCTTCACGTTGACCAATAACCCTGGTCTCCAGGCCTTTGATGCTACCAGCATTCCCGCCAACCTAGTGGCCAAGATTGTGGCTAGGACGCTCAATACTCTGGACCAAAGTGTCTTGGACTTTGCGGTAAACGGTATAAGAAGTCGTCTTCACACTCTTCAGGCTGCTGCGGTGACGGCGGCAGCCCAGTATGCCGCCCATGGAGCCGCGGGTTTACCTGGTGCTTTCAACCCTGCTACGGCACCTTTGGgagtggaagaggatgacgatgattaCGAGCCCAACCTTGACGCGGCGGAAGATACGGAGCAGATTCTCAACAAGCTCGACAATGCACCCCCCGAGACGGCGCTCGACGAATATGCCGATCCCAACGCtgccctcggcctcggcccaTTCACCctcgcaccaccacccctgaTCGACGCCGACGTGGCCTCCAAACTCAgctctgccgccgcctcccgccTCTTTGGCCCTCTATCCTCTTTATCATCAGAAGGCCCAAGCAAGAAGCCAAAAGCGGGCATCAACCGCCTTGCCGCCTCGTCGTATGATCGCGATTCCTGGCTCACCGTTGCCACTCGACTCGCCACCCGCAGCACATTCGGcctcgaagaagaagaacaagaagaacaaacCTCGGCAGTCAAATCCGAAGAAGGCGCCGTCTCCCACCCGTTGGCCTCCACCTTTAACCAATCCTTCCGCGAGATGTTATTCACCTACATACTCGAAGACTGGCGGCCGAGAATAGAAGTCGCGGTCGCGTGGCTCAGCGAGGAGTGGTACAATGACCAGCTCACCAAGCGGACGGGGCTGAGGAACGCGCCGCTGCACTACGAGACGTGGGCGCTGAGGTTGCTGGACGGGTTCATGACTTTTATCACGGCGCAGGATAAAGTCTTGACGAGGTTTTTGGCCGAAATTCCGGAGCTGAGCGGGGAGTTACTTGGGAGGCTGAAGACGCTGTGTGGGGATCCGAATACTTTGGGCTTGGCGATGACGAGCTTGTTGTATCTTGTTATGATGAGGCCACCTGCGAGGGAGTTGGCGTTGGATACGGTTGGGGGGATTTGGGTTGAGT atgaggaggcgagaCCGCTGGCTGCGAAATACTTAAGCAAGTGGCGGCCGGGGTGGGTTGAGCAGCAGATGCACTTGCAGGCTGCGAAGGCTgtggctgggggtggtgggaatggggcTGCTGGTATTGCTGCTTAG
- the NOP12 gene encoding Nucleolar protein 12 (EggNog:ENOG503NYK7; BUSCO:EOG09264IQ7; COG:A), translating to MAKSKSLSAPSKAVDPALDSLFSTSAGPVQAPPKSRYSELPPPKSDDAPEESDEEDKDEEDEDDDDEELSELEDGADLEDLVDMETSEESGEEDDNDSENDEDDEDEDDASDSMSVDDEAEAAEVLESAAAKSKAEDEDGRKRKRKQRNDDEDLEAKYFERLQEEDEEERSGKRRKDANGKAAAIEKTEKTGDKDSDLDSDAEVPKHESLTANDAASELEKANRTVFLSNVSLEATTSRTAKKTLLKHLASILDPKADPPQKVESIRFRSTAFATAAIPKRAAFIKKEVMEATTKCTNAYAVYSTPQAVRLAVQKLNGTVVLDRHLRVDSVAHPAPVDHKRCVFVGNLGFVDDETVLNVKVDDEGNQTTTKKKRTKQPMDVEEGLWRVFGKEAGKVESVRVVRDNVTRVGKGIAYVQFYDGNDVEKAILLEGKKFPPMLPRELRVSRCKALHKTARALEAKHGKAGPPSKEDRKGRKGSSYVPKITPEDKTLAGRAGKLLGRGGAAKLTGGDKRKDRKDRPRRESVGAPQSQPSGIRPPEDFVFEGKRASAKDGKPKDLKFKGARNGEKRGYKKKTGPGGPTGRGAARAAKWREGGAKK from the exons atggcgAAAAG CAAATCTCTCTCAGCGCCTTCCAAGGCTGTCGACCCAGCCCTTGACTCTTTGTTTTCCACCAGT GCTGGCCCAGTTCAAGCGCCCCCGAAGTCTCGCTATTCCGAATTGCCACCCCCGAAGTCAGATGACGCCCCTGAAGAGTCGGACGAAGAAGAtaaggacgaggaggatgaggatgacgatgacgaagaacTCTCGGAATTAGAGGATGGTGCCGACCTTGAAGATCTTGTTGATATGGAAACCAGCGAAGAGTctggcgaagaggatgataACGACTCCGAAAacgacgaagatgacgaagacgaagatgatgCCAGCGATAGCATGAGCGTGGatgacgaggccgaggccgcaGAGGTTTTGgaatcagcagcagcaaaaagcaaggccgaggatgaggatggacgTAAGAGAAAGCGGAAACAACGGAATGATGACGAAGATCTTGAGGCCAAATACTTTGAGCGTCttcaggaggaggatgaggaggagcgaTCTGGGAAACGGCGCAAGGATGCGAACGGGAAGGCTGCGGCCATTGAGAAGACTGAGAAGACCGGCGACAAGGACTCAGACTTGGACTCAGACGCCGAGGTCCCCAAGCACGAATCTCTGACAGCCAACGATGCAGCTTCAGAGCTTGAGAAGGCAAACCGCACCGTATTCCTCAGCAACGTCTCCTTGGAGGCGACCACTTCGCGCACAGCCAAGAAGACTCTTTTAAAGCACCTTGCCTCGATTTTGGATCCGAAAGCCGACCCTCCCCAGAAGGTGGAATCTATCCGCTTCCGCTCAACAGCTTTTGCCACTGCTGCCATCCCTAAGCGTGCGGCgttcatcaagaaggaggttaTGGAGGCGACAACAAAGTGCACCAATGCCTATGCTGTCTACAGCACCCCTCAGGCTGTTCGTCTTGCAGTACAGAAGTTGAATGGCACTGTGGTGTTGGACCGCCATCTCAGAGTGGACAGTGTCGCCCATCCAGCCCCCGTCGACCATAAGCGCTGCGTTTTTGTTGGTAACCTCGGTTTCGTTGACGATGAGACTGTACTGAACGTCAAGGTTGATGACGAGGGTAACCAAACGActacgaagaagaagaggaccAAGCAGCCTatggatgtcgaggaggggcTGTGGCGCGTCTTTGGCAAGGAGGCCGGCAAGGTCGAAAGCGTCCGGGTTGTCAGAGACAACGTCACCCGTGTCGGCAAGGGCATTGCTTATGTCCAGTTCTATGACGGAAACGACGTCGAGAAGGCCATTCTGCTGGAAGGAAAGAAGTTTCCCCCTATGCTCCCCCGCGAGCTCCGCGTATCGAGATGCAAGGCTCTTCACAAGACGGCCAGGGCTTTGGAGGCGAAGCACGGCAAGGCTGGTCCCCCATCAAAGGAAGATCGCAAGGGTAGGAAGGGCTCCAGCTATGTCCCCAAGATCACACCCGAAGACAAGACATTGGCTGGCAGAGCGGGTAAGCTTCTTGGTAGAGGCGGTGCTGCCAAGTTGACTGGCGGGGACAAGAGAAAGGACAGGAAAGACAGGCCTCGTCGGGAGTCAGTTGGTGCTCCGCAAAGCCAACCTAGTGGCATTAGACCACCAGAAGACTTTGTCTTTGAGGGTAAACGCGCAAGTGCCAAGGACGGAAAGCCAAAAGACCTGAAGTTCAAGGGTGCCAgaaatggtgagaagagagggtacaagaagaagacgggcCCAGGTGGCCCGACTGGCAGAGGTGCTGCGAGAGCGGCCAAGTGGAGGGAAGGTGGCGCAAAGAAATAA